In one window of Henckelia pumila isolate YLH828 chromosome 1, ASM3356847v2, whole genome shotgun sequence DNA:
- the LOC140875372 gene encoding exocyst complex component EXO70H1-like, whose protein sequence is MKNFLFSRPSSHRSHDHHSQNNSGKTQHHSFSETIMEENLDVAESLIKKWDVDSQKHDNFSSMFQHDKNEAKRFLDIVCNVQNAMHFYMNLSPNSENLIRAQNMMKTAIKTLEKEFYSILAANRKNLDSESVSSRSSLASTRSSISDSGEVSEEEESIRSPHAPAIAMAELKSIADAMIGSGYAKECINIYKIVRKSMIDESLYHLHAENLTSSRIQKMDWSVLEHNIKNWVHAVKVAVKSLFYGERILCDFIFSSSENIAASCFADVSRDAAVNLFSFPHNFARSKKILSSEKMFRGLDMYEAISDLLPEIEYIFGHESLAAVRSEAAAAMAKLAEAIRVMLSQFEAAIQKDTSNAPVNGGVHPLTRYVMNFLVFVGDYSGSVSDILGDRSAGSRTPLPESYFSSPTSGAEESSASTISWQILVLLCKLDGKAVHYHDVALSYLFLANNLNYVVSKVRSSHLGPLIGLDWILKNESKVTQYLANYERMSWGRVNASLTEDPTVQIQETFRNFYSEFEATYKKQKSWVIPDPKMCHQIKMYFSQSIVSSYRAFYEQYRSGVRPPSIIKFAPEDLDNYFSDMFPTIGAPSNDGHMMYPTFADPSISLHGR, encoded by the coding sequence atgaagaattttttattttcaaggcCATCATCCCACCGATCACATGATCATCATTCGCAGAATAACAGCGGTAAAACACAGCACCACAGTTTCTCAGAAACAATAATGGAAGAAAACCTCGATGTGGCCGAATCCTTGATCAAGAAATGGGATGTAGATTCCCAAAAACACGATAACTTTTCGTCCATGTTCCAACATGACAAAAATGAAGCAAAAAGATTTCTCGATATTGTTTGCAATGTGCAGAATGCCATGCATTTCTACATGAATCTTAGTCCCAACTCTGAGAATCTTATACGAGCTCAGAACATGATGAAAACAGCCATTAAAACATTGGAGAAAGAGTTTTACTCTATCTTGGCTGCTAACAGGAAGAATCTTGATTCCGAATCTGTCTCAAGTCGTTCTTCACTGGCTTCGACCCGATCAAGCATCTCGGATTCGGGTGAAGTTTCTGAAGAAGAAGAGAGCATTAGGTCACCTCATGCTCCGGCCATTGCCATGGCCGAGTTGAAGAGTATAGCCGACGCCATGATCGGCTCCGGTTACGCAAAAGAATGCATAAACATTTACAAAATTGTTCGGAAATCGATGATCGATGAGTCATTGTATCATTTACATGCCGAAAACTTAACCTCTTCACGGATTCAGAAGATGGACTGGAGTGTTTTGGAACACAATATCAAGAACTGGGTGCACGCGGTGAAAGTCGCCGTGAAAAGCCTGTTTTACGGAGAGAGAATTCTATGTGACTTCATCTTCTCTTCGTCGGAAAACATCGCAGCTTCGTGTTTCGCCGATGTCTCCAGAGACGCGGCTGTGAATCTGTTTAGCTTCCCACATAATTTCGCCAGAAGCAAGAAGATTCTGTCGTCGGAGAAAATGTTTCGCGGGCTGGATATGTACGAGGCGATCTCCGACTTATTGCCGGAGATCGAATACATATTCGGCCACGAGTCTCTGGCTGCTGTAAGGTCCGAGGCGGCGGCGGCGATGGCGAAACTCGCCGAAGCTATACGAGTTATGTTGAGTCAGTTCGAGGCGGCCATTCAGAAGGACACTTCAAACGCGCCGGTGAACGGCGGCGTCCACCCTCTCACTCGCTACGTCATGAATTTCCTCGTTTTTGTAGGAGATTACAGCGGATCGGTTTCCGATATACTCGGGGATCGGTCGGCTGGCTCAAGGACTCCGCTGCCGGAATCGTATTTCTCCAGCCCAACTTCTGGGGCGGAGGAATCATCAGCCTCCACGATCTCGTGGCAGATTCTTGTTCTGCTTTGCAAACTCGACGGAAAGGCCGTGCACTATCATGACGTGGCTTTGTCTTATCTGTTCTTAGCAAACAACCTAAACTACGTCGTTTCGAAGGTCCGGAGCTCACATCTCGGGCCCCTTATTGGGCTCGATTGGATCTTGAAAAATGAGTCCAAAGTTACGCAGTATTTAGCAAACTACGAGAGGATGAGCTGGGGTAGAGTGAATGCGTCACTAACCGAGGATCCGACGGTTCAGATACAAGAAACGTTCCGAAATTTTTATTCTGAATTCGAGGCGACGTATAAGAAGCAGAAGTCATGGGTCATACCCGACCCCAAAATGTGCCACCAAATCAAAATGTATTTTTCGCAGAGTATCGTCTCCAGTTACAGGGCATTTTACGAACAATACAGAAGCGGAGTCCGGCCTCCGTCGATTATCAAATTTGCCCCCGAAGATTTGGATAATTATTTTTCGGACATGTTCCCGACGATAGGGGCTCCGAGTAACGACGGACACATGATGTATCCCACCTTTGCGGATCCATCTATTTCGTTACATGGTCGTTGA